From the genome of Setaria viridis chromosome 1, Setaria_viridis_v4.0, whole genome shotgun sequence:
ACGCacaccaaaacaaaaacaaGAATAAGCTGCCCCCAACGGATAAACGACCAGGCTTTCACTTTTATGCAATTCCAGTGCGGTCACGGAGGAGATAagcctgaaagctacctttgtGAGAGATTTTCAATTCAGTATTTACGCCGGCCGGCGCAAAGCACAGGGAGCATGCACTGATGCACGGTGCGGCAAAGCGGACGccaaaagcagcagcagcagcagcagcaccggtCGAAGCTGATCGCCTCTGAATGGGCCGGTGGCGCGCCATCTCGTgcactgattttttttccctctcaccCCGTCCATTACCAGGGCAGCGCATGAGCGCTATAAATAAGCCACGGGGCATCCACTCCTCGGCAACAAAGCACAAGCTGATTTCTTGAAGCTTTCGAGCTCGAGCCAGCAACACAAGTACACAACACAAGAGGTGACGGAATAGAGCAAGCGATGGGGAGAAGCTGTGAGCAATGGCGAGAGCGGGAGCTGGTGCTTGCTCTTGCCCTCCTCGTGCTCGCGTTCGCTCTCGTGCAGTGCGCGGGTGTTGTCGACGGAGAGGAGGGTGAGGGTGGCCGTCCGGCGGAGGCAGAGCCCGCGACGGAGCAGACggggccgccgctgcctcccggGTGGACGGGCGACTCTGGGTCCGCGCATGGGTCAACCCCTGGCGGCGGTTCTTGGGAGTATGGCTGGGGTTGGGCTGCCGGGCCTGACGGGAAGGGTGGCGGGTTCGGGTTTGGTTATGGAGGCAGcggaggcgaaggcggcggtggtggtggtggcggcggaggaggaggtggtggtggtgtaggaAGTGGGAAGGCGTTTGGTTTCGGCATTGGTGGGTATAAAGGCCACCATGGCGGctttggaggtggtggcggcggcgggggccgttCTGGCAGCTACGGTGGTGGCTTCGGTGGTGGCAGCGGGGGTGGCGATGCTGGTGGCTTCGGtggaggtgatggtggtgggCAGCATGGAGAAGGTGGCAACGGCGGTGGAGGATATGGTGGCGACGCTGGTGGttttggcggtggcggcgctggtggaTACGGCAGCTCTGGTGCCGGTGCAGGAGACGGTGGTGAGCCGCATCACGGCCAACCTGGCAGCGGCGATGGAGATGGGGCTGGATACAAGGGACTCTACAGCGGCGGAGCCTGGAGCAAGCGCGGCCACTTCCGCGGCGGAAGGTCAGCGCACAAGGACGGTGGCGGCAACAACTGAAGCTGCCCGTCGTTGTCTGCAACCgtatgctgaattgctgataaCTGGCAATGGCAGAAATATGTCTGGTCCAGAAATCACGGAAATATGTAGCTATGCGCGATGTAGTATAGTGCCTCTATGGTGTTATCAACCGTGCTTCTCGTCACAACGCATAAGCTTCCTTATGCAGAGTGTTGAATACTAGGTGTAAGGAGCTTCAGCTAGTGCAGCAGAGGCTGCAGAGCTATATGATGCTCCTGGGGGCTATGCAACAGATGCTTGGCTGATGCAAGTGCAAATCCCTCCTGTGCCTGATGTACAATAAACCATCAGAGAAGGTATTGCCAATTTGCTACAGAGAAAAATAGTTCCCCCCTACTGGCACATCATATATCTGTATTATGATTATTCATCAAACGTCACTAGAACCGATGAACTGATGGAAAATAACTGGACCCCTGAAGCAGAGTGCTTAGGTTCCAAAATAAAATGTAAGCTTAGTTCCTGCTAAAAGCAGACAATGCTGAGGGTAATGGACTTATGTCAGTTTACAGTGTACACTGGTTTAAATTCAGGAACTTCAGACTTTGCACATAGACATAGGAGCAACTTATATCTAGAATTCTAGATATCCTAATGTTCAAGAAAGCCCAAGGTACTAATCAAGCTTCCATCCAGGATGAAGGTAGCAAGAATAGACAGTATTCCCTTTCTATATCCTAATCCAGGAGACTACCCATAAAGGCATAAACAGACATTCCTGGAAGCTTACAAAGAAACGTCCAGAGGACAACAGCTAGTTTGAATTGATTCTTTATTCAGGGTACTACCTCGTGCAGTACGAGTTAAGAGAATTTATATAAGCAGCTACCATGTTGGATTCTAGGTTCTGACATGCCGTTCATTAGATTAGATAGAAGCTGAACATGGCACTACTGACAAATCATGTATGTTTTTTCAGATCCAGTAGACACTCCACACAAAGCAACAGGTATTGGAATTAAAGTAATGCCTCAAAGAAAGTAATGAACAAAGATAAGCATCATGGATAGGGTGCACAATAGTAATCTTGGATTATTTCGGGTAGTGGGTCAACATGACCCCTTGATTCCTTTTGATTTAATACTAGACATATTAAAATGTAAAGCAATGAGCAAGCGTTATGCGGATGGGCAAGATCAAATAAGGTATTTGTTAACACCGATTGAGGTTATAAAAACAGGAGATCTGCATGAATATACCAGTTATCCCGATACTTTAAGAAATAACTCGCTGCTTGCAAACTAAAGTTACAAGACAAGTAACATGCAGAAAGAGAAACCCTCACCTAAACAAAGAAGGTACATTCAATAGAACGACAACAAATGATTTCCAAGGGACTAAATTTAATACAACCGTCCAGTGCATTCAACAGATCCACAAAAACATGGTTTCATCTTGATGTTACCATCAGAATCATAAACCTTGTCTATCTCATAATTGTAATCATATGATAGCTCTTTAAGGGGAGGAATATCCTCAGAAGCAAAAAGCATGACATGAGGCATACTTATGTTGTCATGGTCATGGAGGACATTCTGTGTGTAAAGGTTGGGGGTGCAACTATGGTTGATGAACCTTGCAAAATTTCCCTGGTTCAGTGCATCAATAGCAAAACCAATTTCATCATCTTCACTAGGGACATTCTGAAGGGAGGGAATAGTCTTGATCTGGGCCTTCCAACGAGGTACATCATGATACTTGTTCCCAATAGCAAATAGGTATTCGTCACTCTTCCTTTTCTgtgcctcttcttcctccaatagCTCTCCTATGTATTCACATACAAAACTTCCATTCGGAATGAAGTCAAGAGTTCTTACTCCCCACCCCATTGAGTTGGTTTTGAAGACCTGGAGGCGGAACTTGATTCCACGCTGGCTAACTCTATTGCGACAAGTAGGAGGGCACTTGCAAGATGGCCCACACTCATAAATAAGAGGCTTTTCTTCTATATTTTCACCATTATCATCGTAAGGGAACTCCCCTCCATTTTTCACTGTGCATGCACATTTTTGAGAGACTGAACATCCACCAACACAATCACAACCTGATGGAGGATCTGGCCTAAAATTTAGGGGATACTGTATTTGCGAAATGTAGCGAAATGTCATCAGGTGCTCATTTGATATAGAGTTAATAGCAGAAATAGGGACCTTCTCAAGACCTCCGGATATGTCTACAGTGAAAGTGCCATCAAATGATTCCGGCTTTTTAGTTTTCAGAACTTGTATGTCAATTTGTTGCTGCTCTGCCATTCTTCTTAGATGAAACGTATTAACATACTGATCTCCTGTTGTTTTTTCTCTATGGAATTTCTCAACCAAGTACAAACCACCATATACGTAAGTAGTAAGCTGTTTGGGTCCACAGTCATTACCTAGCTCAGTTACAAATGCATGAATAACACGGACAGGCGTATCAGTTTCCATACTCTCCATGAGTGCCACGTCAGTGCCTCCTAACTTCTGATCATATGTGGCAGCCACTGATCCAACATGTAACAGGAAATCCAAACTATCAGAGGCAGAAGGTTGTGCATACGACACAACACTAACAGCTAGACATGTCCCATCCTTCTTTTTGATGTGATCAACTGACAACGATTGTGCACGGTGTATGCCAACAATGGAAAGTTCCATGATAGAATTGAACACGTCACCAATACGAACCCCTGGAATGCTTCCATCGTACCTCATGTCATCATGATCAGCACCGAATTTCTCCCGGAAAATATTGAAAGCTGCAATATCAGGTCTCACACCATGCCCTCTTCCACTCCACTtgacctcttcctcctccaggaGCTTCTTGTAAATTATCCGAAACTCCCGCAACTTAGTCAACATATTTTCTCGCACCAAGGAAGTCCTGTGATCATCCTCATGAACTTTCCTCTTCTTCGGTGCTGAGCCAGTTCCTTTCTGAACTTTTGAATGATGTCCACCAGTAGCTGAACCTTTGATATGAGAGCGATTGTATGCCATGACAGGAGCACTCTTGCTCGATCCATCTCCGACCATGGACACTGGCCCTTCAATTTCTCCTGATCTATTCCCTGATAATAAATCTCGTGCCCATTTGGGTTTGTACCCAGTCTGGAACCTCCATTGGGCCACTGACTTGCGCCCCTTCCGTAAACCCGGTATGGTACCATCACCATTCATGAGAAACTGCAAACTGCAATCTTCCCCCACGGAATCGCGCTGCTCGGCAGTGCCATTGCATTTTAAACCAGGCAGGTCGCCAGGGTTGGCCCCATGTGGCTCTGCCATTACTCCGTTGTTATCAAGACCCTCATGAATTTTGCAATTTTTGGGCAGCGAATCCCCCTCTTTGGCAGCTGAGTCGCCCTCTTTGGCAACTAAATCGCCGTCTACACTCTCAAAGCCGCAATCCCCTccgaccccgcctcctcctcctcctcctctggaaACCTCGTTATCCCCGTCGATTGCGGGGCTCTCCAATTCCCCATCCACGCTGCCTCCATGGCTCAGCGAGTCGGAGagcccgccacccgccgccgtatCGCAGCTCATCTGGAGCGTCTCCAAGCCGCTCCGATTCCCATCGAAGACAACGCCAGGGCTTATCTGGAAGCGCCCGGGCGCGAGCGCCTTGTGCCTCCGGCGGCCGCTCGACGTAGGCGACACCCGCGCGCCCCCACCCTCCATCCCTGATCCCACCATCCCAGTGATTCCTCACGCCGTCAGACCAAACAAGCGGCCGGCGATACCTGCAAGCGCTAATCGTCAGACAAGACCTAAGTAGAGGGGGGCAAATGGGGAGAGAGCCGTTCGGCGGGCGGTGCAGGTAGCGGCGGGCATACCTAGCGGGGCGCCGCAGGAGGACGAGGGATCGGCGATTCGGAGTTCATGCCATGGTGGTGCGGTGCGGGGAGGCCACGGAATTTCGAGGTTTCGGAACTCGCGGCTAGCGGAGCGGCAGTGGCAGAGGGCGACTGCGCCGCCGTCTCGTACTTTGGTCGGCGAAGAAGATCCCCATCCTATTAACCGGGGGAGTGAACAAATCCATCCGCAAGATCGCAGATGGACGGTGATGGTGTGAGGCAGTGGGCCTTACGAGCATTTTGACTGGGCCTGACGAGCAGGACCCCGATTGAACATTTTCTTTTATGATGATGAAACGTTTTTGGTCGAGTGCCAGAAAGGCCCTTTTCATATTGGGCCTATACTAATCGTGGTCTAGTCCATTTGCCAGTAACCAACGTTGCTGGTAGTTGTTTGTTGGCCCACgaagaagaaaataatataatattttGGCAGCTTCTTAACGTGAAAAtccagaagctcaaacaaacaacaaataGTAAACTTCTCGTACAGCTTTCGGAAAGGTGGAAGCGCACAAAAACTGAATGTATACGAAAAGTTGGAAAAC
Proteins encoded in this window:
- the LOC117864779 gene encoding uncharacterized protein; the protein is MGRSCEQWRERELVLALALLVLAFALVQCAGVVDGEEGEGGRPAEAEPATEQTGPPLPPGWTGDSGSAHGSTPGGGSWEYGWGWAAGPDGKGGGFGFGYGGSGGEGGGGGGGGGGGGGGGVGSGKAFGFGIGGYKGHHGGFGGGGGGGGRSGSYGGGFGGGSGGGDAGGFGGGDGGGQHGEGGNGGGGYGGDAGGFGGGGAGGYGSSGAGAGDGGEPHHGQPGSGDGDGAGYKGLYSGGAWSKRGHFRGGRSAHKDGGGNN
- the LOC117864770 gene encoding histone-lysine N-methyltransferase, H3 lysine-9 specific SUVH5; translation: MVGSGMEGGGARVSPTSSGRRRHKALAPGRFQISPGVVFDGNRSGLETLQMSCDTAAGGGLSDSLSHGGSVDGELESPAIDGDNEVSRGGGGGGGVGGDCGFESVDGDLVAKEGDSAAKEGDSLPKNCKIHEGLDNNGVMAEPHGANPGDLPGLKCNGTAEQRDSVGEDCSLQFLMNGDGTIPGLRKGRKSVAQWRFQTGYKPKWARDLLSGNRSGEIEGPVSMVGDGSSKSAPVMAYNRSHIKGSATGGHHSKVQKGTGSAPKKRKVHEDDHRTSLVRENMLTKLREFRIIYKKLLEEEEVKWSGRGHGVRPDIAAFNIFREKFGADHDDMRYDGSIPGVRIGDVFNSIMELSIVGIHRAQSLSVDHIKKKDGTCLAVSVVSYAQPSASDSLDFLLHVGSVAATYDQKLGGTDVALMESMETDTPVRVIHAFVTELGNDCGPKQLTTYVYGGLYLVEKFHREKTTGDQYVNTFHLRRMAEQQQIDIQVLKTKKPESFDGTFTVDISGGLEKVPISAINSISNEHLMTFRYISQIQYPLNFRPDPPSGCDCVGGCSVSQKCACTVKNGGEFPYDDNGENIEEKPLIYECGPSCKCPPTCRNRVSQRGIKFRLQVFKTNSMGWGVRTLDFIPNGSFVCEYIGELLEEEEAQKRKSDEYLFAIGNKYHDVPRWKAQIKTIPSLQNVPSEDDEIGFAIDALNQGNFARFINHSCTPNLYTQNVLHDHDNISMPHVMLFASEDIPPLKELSYDYNYEIDKVYDSDGNIKMKPCFCGSVECTGRLY